The Leptospira stimsonii genome includes the window TGACGATATTCACGTTCGGCATTTCCACGTATCCTTTTTTCGGTCCGATCTGAATCGAGTCCGGGTGAGTCGGGTCGTAAACCAAACGAAGAGGGGTCATATCCTTTTCGATCTTCATCACCTTTACACCTTTTCCTTCTCCGGGAGAAACTCCGAACGGATACACAGGACTATTCCATCTGGTTCTTAGATTGACCGGAGTCATGACAACTCTGTCCCTTCGGAACGGTCCGTCTCCATTCGTATTTCTCGTGGTTGTCGAGTTTGCGATGTTGTTGGAAATCACATCCATTCGCAATCTCTGCGCGGATAAGCCTGTTGCGGATATGTTGATCGAAGAAAAAAGTCCCATGGCTACTTCCTAAACGGTTAAATTATGTCTCATTACTATAAATTCAAGAAATTAAATCAGATTCTTAAGCCATTCTCATCACTTGTTTGAGATCCCTGTAATTCTGATTGATTCGTTCGGACATCATCATGTATTGCATCTGGGAATTGGATGCTTCCACGACTTCTTTCTCAACGTCCACGTTGTTTCCATCGGCCCTCATGGTAGTCAAGTAGTCAATATTGGCTTTTGGTTGAACTTCTCGATAATCCAAAGGTTTGAAGAATGATATATGACGGTCGTCGGAAATCTGAGTTGGAACTTCTTTGACCGCCTCGATTTTTTCGGATTCGATCGCTCTTTTGATCATCGATTCGAATATCACTTCGGATCTCTTAAAATGAGGAACGTCCGCGTTTGCAATATTGTCTGAAATTACTTTTCTCTTCAAAACGGAACTATTCATTCCTCTTTCCAGTAAATCCTGGGTTTTCATGAAATGGGTTTTCTCAAACATTATTTCTCTCCCATCAAAAAAATCGGTTGAATTTGCGTTTTCCACGAGAGATTTTTTTTACTCAGGAAAGTTTTTTCGTCCGAAAATATATGAGGACGCCGAAGAACTTGAAAGCGAATCTTAAAATGTCAGATAATTCAGAA containing:
- the flgC gene encoding flagellar basal body rod protein FlgC, producing the protein MGLFSSINISATGLSAQRLRMDVISNNIANSTTTRNTNGDGPFRRDRVVMTPVNLRTRWNSPVYPFGVSPGEGKGVKVMKIEKDMTPLRLVYDPTHPDSIQIGPKKGYVEMPNVNIVTEMTDMISASRSYEANVQMINGSKAMFNKALEIGRA
- the flgB gene encoding flagellar basal body rod protein FlgB; translation: MFEKTHFMKTQDLLERGMNSSVLKRKVISDNIANADVPHFKRSEVIFESMIKRAIESEKIEAVKEVPTQISDDRHISFFKPLDYREVQPKANIDYLTTMRADGNNVDVEKEVVEASNSQMQYMMMSERINQNYRDLKQVMRMA